A region from the Arachis ipaensis cultivar K30076 chromosome B01, Araip1.1, whole genome shotgun sequence genome encodes:
- the LOC107627709 gene encoding microtubule-associated protein 70-5-like isoform X1 has protein sequence MSEERLRFEGSTIQRAEKSKELATCQGEVKALRATKALKDKAIEELRNEVSKLDQKLRTTENHLKDKNLEIKKLTEEKKDALAAQYAAEAALRRVHLDQKDDDYIPFESVITPLEDEIKLYKNEIKALQEDKKALERLTKSKEFALLEAERILRSALERALIVEEVQNENFDLKRQIEICQRKRITKRSWKLKSLAKPFMNLMRSS, from the exons ATGAGCGAGGAAAGATTGCGATTCGAAGGATCGACAATTCAACGAGCCG AAAAGAGTAAGGAACTTGCAACTTGCCAGGGTGAAGTCAAGGCCTTAAGGGCAACTAAAGCTCTGAAGGATAAGGCCATAGAAGAG CTGAGAAATGAAGTTAGTAAACTGGATCAGAAACTTAGAACAACTGAGAATCATCTTAAGGACAAG AATCTAGAAATAAAGAAACTGacagaagaaaagaaagatgCTTTGGCTGCGCAATATGCAGCAGAAGCAGCTCTTAGAAGGGTACATTTAGATCAGAAGGATGATGATTATATTCCATTTGAGAGTGTGATCACTCCTCTTGAGGATGAGATCAAGTTGTATAAAAATGAG ATTAAAGCACTGCAAGAAGATAAGAAGGCATTGGAACGGCTCACAAAGTCGAAAGAATTTGCATTGCTCGAAGCAGAGAGGATATTAAGAAGTGCACTAGAGAGGGCTCTAATAGTTGAGGAAGTTCAGAATGAAAACTTTGATCTGAAGAGACAGATTGAGATTTGCCAG AGAAAACGCATCACCAAAAGATCATGGAAGTTGAAAAGCTTAGCCAAACCATTCATGAACTTGATGAGGTCATCTTAG
- the LOC107627709 gene encoding microtubule-associated protein 70-5-like isoform X2, producing the protein MSEERLRFEGSTIQRAEKSKELATCQGEVKALRATKALKDKAIEELRNEVSKLDQKLRTTENHLKDKNLEIKKLTEEKKDALAAQYAAEAALRRVHLDQKDDDYIPFESVITPLEDEIKLYKNEIKALQEDKKALERLTKSKEFALLEAERILRSALERALIVEEVQNENFDLKRQIEICQA; encoded by the exons ATGAGCGAGGAAAGATTGCGATTCGAAGGATCGACAATTCAACGAGCCG AAAAGAGTAAGGAACTTGCAACTTGCCAGGGTGAAGTCAAGGCCTTAAGGGCAACTAAAGCTCTGAAGGATAAGGCCATAGAAGAG CTGAGAAATGAAGTTAGTAAACTGGATCAGAAACTTAGAACAACTGAGAATCATCTTAAGGACAAG AATCTAGAAATAAAGAAACTGacagaagaaaagaaagatgCTTTGGCTGCGCAATATGCAGCAGAAGCAGCTCTTAGAAGGGTACATTTAGATCAGAAGGATGATGATTATATTCCATTTGAGAGTGTGATCACTCCTCTTGAGGATGAGATCAAGTTGTATAAAAATGAG ATTAAAGCACTGCAAGAAGATAAGAAGGCATTGGAACGGCTCACAAAGTCGAAAGAATTTGCATTGCTCGAAGCAGAGAGGATATTAAGAAGTGCACTAGAGAGGGCTCTAATAGTTGAGGAAGTTCAGAATGAAAACTTTGATCTGAAGAGACAGATTGAGATTTGCCAGGCATGA
- the LOC107627780 gene encoding uncharacterized protein At4g06744 (The sequence of the model RefSeq protein was modified relative to this genomic sequence to represent the inferred CDS: added 90 bases not found in genome assembly) encodes PPPPPPPPAACPTSSPPPPPPPLPTCPPPLPPPPPPPPPTCPPPSPPPRPPPPPPPRPPPPRPPPQTRLIRARGVLLKFKKFEIVDKTGYTNNWKGSDPCKYKGIRCATYPNTKEKAVAGIDLNQAKITGVKNGTLKLSDVLGEIPELTFFHVNSNGFGGNLPDLSVNKFKYFYELDLSNNKLSGAFPIQVLQATNLTFLDIRFNQLSGPIPPELFVQDLDVIFINNNLFSGNLPSNFGSTPARYLTFANNQFSGTIPSSIGKASKTLTEVLFLGNNLDGCLPYEIGLLGKATVFDASKNIITGPIPHSFGCLKSIQFLNLASNQLYGPVPEIVCILPGLRNNGNLSLSDNYFTQVGPECLKLIESKVLDVNNNCILGLPNQRSPEECHMFFSNAKPCSNPKSFHYIPCKPYYSQLHSQAVAPPLLQEDSSFYSSPPEPVTYKTLRPHRL; translated from the exons accaccaccaccaccacctcctccacCTACTTGTCCCCCTCCATCACCACCGCCGcgtcctcctccaccaccaccaccacgacCACCACCTCCTCGTCCTCCTCCACAGACACGGTTGATAAGAGCACGAGGAGTACTTCTAAAATTCAAGAAATTTGAAATCGTTGACAAAACAGGGTACACTAATAACTGGAAAGGCTCAGATCCATGCAAGTACAAGGGGATAAGGTGCGCCACATATCCAAACACAAAGGAGAAAGCTGTGGCCGGAATAGACCTCAACCAAGCCAAGATCACCGGTGTTAAAAACGGAACATTGAAGCTTTCCGATGTCTTGGGCGAAATTCCAGAGCTCACATTCTTCCACGTTAACTCTAACGGCTTCGGCGGCAACCTCCCAGACTTATCCGTTAATAAGTTCAAGTATTTCTACGAACTTGACCTCAGCAACAACAAGCTCTCAGGTGCGTTCCCAATACAAGTTCTTCAGGCTACCAATCTAACATTCCTGGACATTAGGTTCAACCAACTCTCCGGCCCAATTCCACCGGAACTCTTCGTCCAAGATCTCGATGTTATCTTCATCAACAATAACTTGTTCTCCGGCAACCTCCCTAGTAATTTCGGCTCAACTCCTGCCAG GTACCTCACGTTCGCCAACAATCAATTTAGCGGCACGATCCCAAGCAGCATTGGTAAAGCTTCGAAGACGCTAACCGAAGTGCTGTTCTTGGGGAACAACCTTGACGGGTGCCTGCCCTACGAGATAGGCTTGCTCGGCAAGGCGACAGTCTTTGATGCGAGCAAAAACATCATTACGGGTCCCATTCCTCACTCTTTCGGATGCTTAAAAAGCATTCAGTTCCTCAACCTTGCAAGCAACCAGCTGTATGGTCCAGTTCCGGAGATCGTCTGCATTCTCCCGGGGCTCCGCAACAACGGCAACTTGTCGTTGTCGGACAACTACTTTACCCAAGTTGGTCCTGAGTGCTTGAAGCTGATAGAGAGCAAGGTTCTTGACGTCAACAATAACTGCATCTTGGGGCTTCCTAATCAAAGATCACCGGAAGAATGCCACATGTTCTTTTCCAATGCGAAACCATGCTCTAACCCCAAATCTTTCCATTACATCCCTTGCAAACCGTACTACTCGCAGTTACACTCCCAAGCCGTGGCGCCGCCGCTGCTTCAAGAAGATAGTTCTTTCTATTCTTCACCGCCTGAGCCGGTAACCTATAAGACTCTCAGACCTCATCGCTTATGA